The Juglans regia cultivar Chandler chromosome 16, Walnut 2.0, whole genome shotgun sequence nucleotide sequence AACCACTAGCTTAGGCGGTAGCGGTCACTACCGTGACCTTACAACAGGACTATCTCGAGGATCGGATTTAGGATTTTAGTGGGTGGATCTGGACTATGAGGGGGAGTCCTTGGGTGGCGACTAAGGCCGTGTACAATGGCAGTTAGCCACGTACAGTGGCTGTTTGGGTCATTGAAGATGGCTACGGGTGTGGATCTATGCGTAGGAGGGTTAGGTCGTGGTCCTGGGGTGGTGGCCTCATGGTGGTGTTGAGGTGGCACACGTCAGAGACACAACAGCTCGTGGAGGAGTTTAGGTCATGGGTTTCAACATGGGAAATCGGAGGGAGGGCTTGGCTGGTCGTCTGTTGGCCATGGAGGGCTTAAGGGGTTGCCAGTGGAGTTGTGATGGTGAGGTGGAGGCGGCACAACGGCCTACGGCGACATATCTAGGCCGTGCATGAGGGAGAGTccatgagagagtgagagagagtgggggagccaggtggctcggctggacatgggggtggctaggggaggtcGTTGATGGGAGGAGAAGCCTCTAAAGGTGGTGCGGTGGCCGTGGGAGGAGGAGCTCAGCCATGGGTATGGAGAACCCTTGCGTTGGAGGAGCTGCGTGCTGTTGAGGAAGGGGCTATCGACTTCTAGTCAAGGGAAGGAAGAAGGGGGAGGTCAGAAAATGCTCGTGGTGGTGCTCGATGGCCTGGTTGGCCGCATACAACGGCACTAGGAGCTACGCACGGTGAAACTGTGCATGAGAAGTTGCAGGTGTGCGTGGGAGAGGGTGGCTACGAGATGGAGGTTGGGTTTGATGGTGGGATCTTGCCAGCGTGAGAGGGAGTCGTTGATGGTGGCGGTGCACTACGGCACCGGGCTGAGCTGAAGGAACAGATCGggtgagagggagaggagaCGTGCAACGTAAGCTGAGGGAGAACGAGAAGAGAGTGaaaagggaaagtgagggagaaagagagaagggcCTAGGTTTCAATCTTAGCCCTTTACATTGGGAacttcaaaacgatctaacggtgaggaattaaaacactaatttaaaatgcgtaaatattaacttaactaaaagcaCTAAAAGGatttaagatagaatattatttaaactaaactttagtttataaaataatatttttctatcattttattaatgatgaagttttatttaatatatttaagagaataaaatcatttaattaattagagtcttgaacataatttaaatcacataacattttaaataactgaaatcattttaataaaatgatattaaaatgatttcctacaattataatatttttggaactcttcaaaaatattataattgtcttacttAAAATCAGGCTTAATCAAATAACACTAAGAACATCCCATTTAAAATACTTGTGGCTTTAAAACACTGAACtagctttagaaatcacataatatctttaaaaatacgCCATCGAGATTCAGCACACATAACGAGACTCGCAGTCGAATTTGCTTACGTCAAaaaggagcggggtgttacagaatGAGACTATAGAAAACTCATTCTGTGCAcaatattaaacaaaatggTAATCCCATCCATACCATAAAAGAATACTATCCAGTAATCTCCAATGCGTTATAGAAGCATTTTGTGGTGGATGAGCATGACCCGAAATTGCCAGATCTCACAGCTGCACAGAACAATCATGGCATGAGCATTCAGGTTAATATGTAGGATAATACGACATATTATCCTGTCTGTTGATCCCATCATGTATTTACCAAAATTCTCAAGGTTCCCTTGTCAATTAGTGGATACCATCATTCTTAAAAAATTCGATTAACGCACTTAAATGAAAACCAAGTTCAGAAGCCCTTAAAAcgcaatattatttataaatcatgaGCCAATCAGCCGTGGCTCTGATAGCGCTTTTCTCCTGTTACAAGGCTGGAGCGGATTTTGATCTCTTGCATTGTAGACACATTGATGCTAGTCACTtaaccacacacacacagagacatATAAGTCATGCATCCAATCTGTGTCCACctgagtaaaaataaaaataaaaatcgccACCTTCCAtgcagcaaaataaattttgcaaaTAGGACTTAACAGGCTTAAAGTTATACTATATATGTTACACATCAACAATCAGACGAGCATAAATGTTAATCCAAGTAATTCTATATTATAGAAAATGCACTAATGTGCACGCACGctgaggggggagagagagagagaggtatcaCCTCCACAAGATTCTTTAATATGATCATCTTGAACAGATTTGCACCCTTTAATTTACAATCACGCAGAGGCAATGAAGTGAACACCCTAGGATACATGATAACCAGCACAAAGCAATAATGGAACAACAAAAATGGATGGAAAAAATAATGATGCACCTGGTACTGGAAGTTGAAAGGCTTTAGTCAGGATACTCAAAAGTCATAATCTTGGTGTCATGTCCTCTTCCTGCAACTCAGCCTCCTTGCAGTTGCAACCAAAAATGTACTTGGCTTCATTCATCAGTAAACAAACCACGCCTTCCCAAGGCAACAAGATCAAGAAGCATTCTTCTGGCATTATAAACTGGATTTCGTTCAATCAAACATCCCCTCTCATATGCTTCTCTCAAAAAGACAGTATGGCTCTTTCCCTTGGTGGACAAATAAAATATTCCCGGATGATCCAAGAATAAATCCCTAATATTTAAGTCAATCCCAAACCATTTCCTAAAATGGCTGATTTTCTCCACTTCCACCATCTTCTCCACTGTCAAGCTCAAGAATTCATGAACGATTGCAACAGCCCGTTTCTCCAGTGTCATCATTCCAGCCTTAGCCCTCTCCTCTCCCATCTCCTCGTATGGTCCCACATAAGGCAGTCTCTGCCACTGTTTAACCTTGGCCCTAAAATTCTTGCTCAACTTCATACCTGGAGGGTACCCATGCTTAAAGCTATATCTCAATTCCATCCTATCAACGCTGCAGTCCTGCTTACAACACTCCCCAACCCTCCAATTCTCAGCTGCTGCCACATAGCGACAACTAGGACTCACATCAGCCAGTTTCAAGATATGCGTACTGGGTTCATGAGCATCACAAAGCTGAAAAAGATGAGAGTTTCGAGCTATCACCGAGTCCTCAAAATCATCAGGAAGCCCAAGTTCCCTCCAAACTTTGAAAATGGCACGAAGTGGCAACATTTTGGATTGGCACATTGACAGAAGCCGTAACAAACGGTCAACAACAAGTGGCAACGAAGCATTAATAACCTCTGCTTCAAGGCACGAGATCTCAAAAGCAGCATCGGTTAATCTACAGAAGGGCTGGGACTTGGTGGGATTATAGAAAATGTGGAAAATGTGAGGATATTTGCGTAGGAAGGCAGGGGCACCGCGGTTGAGGTGGAGCCTTTGGGAGAGCCTGGACAAGAAGTCAAGAGATACACATTCGTTCTTTGGGTTTGCAAGGATGAGGTCTTGGATGGCAATCACTTTGACAAGGTGTTTGTACTTGTCCATCAGTTTCTCAAACACAGGGTCTCTAGCTCTTGATGCTACATACTGGGAAGAGGTCACTTTCGACCGGACACCCATGGAAGGCTGGTGGGGGTGTTTGGTTATGAAATTGATGATGTGGGTCCTCATTATCATGCACGATTAGCTATGATATTCACCTATCTCTATGTTACTCCCAGCtgagacttttctcaaataagACATGCCCAATAATTGGTTTTAACAAACAGGGGCCATTCATGTTATTCTGGTCAGACACAACGAGCAAAATGTTACACACCTCACAAGTCTATCCGCACAGCCACAGGATTGAAATACAACACACAATATTATCGAGAGAAGAGAGATCTCGTACCTGCCGGTGAAGGGAGGCAGCAGCGACGAAGGCATTCTGACGGGGTGAAGGGCGACGTCGGCGAGGGTTCAGGAAGGTGAGGGGTGCGGTGAAGGGCAAGGAAGGTGAAGGGTgctagagagagaggaagatgaCTGGGCTGCGGTGAAGGGCGACGTGGCCGAGGAAGGTTCGGCGGCGACGTGGGGCTGCGGCAGCGACGTCAGAAAAGGGTTCGGAAAGGGGAGGAGGGGAGAGGCACGGGGAGAAGGGGAGAggggaaaaatagagaaaaaaaaaaaagagagggaggggAGAAGCACGGGGTGAAGGGGGAGaggggagaaaaagagaggaaagaaaaaaaaaaaacgtgacaACTATGCTATATCAGTTTTGGAATCGTTTTGGTGGATCTGTGCCTCGTGTCTCTAGCCGCCCTGAAAGACTCAACAGTGAACTCCAAAACATTTATCAAGCAagtaaaaaaccaaaatataacCTGTCCTCTGATCcagagaaagaaagatgaaCCGATTTTCCGTCCCAAGGACAACCAGATTATCATCCCCAAAAAGCTGGGAATACCCCTCAATCAAAGGCCATTATTGGCAAATTCATGGTTGACCCAGAAGCAAGAACCACATGTAGAAAGCAATAGACCAGGAGAAGTAAACCCAGATGAGAGCACTCTGTCGTCTTTATGATATTTGAGTCTGTAGGGGGGGAAAAACTAGCAGATATTACCGTTTTGTTACaatatgtgtgtatatttaatatatatagggtaataaaaatactaaaagaagaTATGGAAGAGTGCTGGGTAAGGAGAAAGAGAAGTCTGGAGTCCAGAATACGCGTCACCGCAGCTAAATGGAGAGCCGAAGAGACTAACGAGAAGGAAAGACTTGCAGGTAAGGGGAAGAGGTCCCTTTTATTAGTGCGAGTGACCGAGTGAGAGAGCTAGTAGCTGTTCACATGTAGACGGTCATGCATTGATAGATGCTTTAGACCAAAGCTTGAACACATGAATGTGGAACGAAGTGAAAAGAAGTGGTATAACCACTGATGCTAAGAGTATCCTTACTTAAGGCATTTGCAACAGAATTATTTGCTCTTACAGTGTGCCTTGCTAACCAAAATGCAAAAGAGTTGAGGGTAGTTCTTGTATTTGCTAGCAACTGGCCTGCATAGGTGTGTATATCCGATGTTTAGTTCAACTCATTGACAACCTGCAATGAATCTCCCTCCATCATAATGTTGTGATAGCCAACGGACTTGCAAAAAAGGGATGCTTGTAGTGCAACGAAAGCTTCAGCTAGTAAAGGGTCAGGAAACAAGTTATGTTGCATCCTCATGGTTGCAAGAACCTGTCCCTCACTATCCCTTATGATAGCACCCACACCCACCTTGCAAGAGGTTTTGTCAAGAGCCGCATCCTAATTCAACTTGAGTCTTCCTTGAGGTGGAGCTTCCCACTTTGTATGTTGCTGCTTGATGTTTGTAGAGGTCCTTTGCTGCTGAGAGATCTACTGCAATTCTTGCATTAGGTGAACTGGTTGCCAGGCAATAGCAGAAGGGTGTAAGATCAGCTCCTTGAACACCATGTCATTCATTCTCTTCCTTATAACCCACGAGGTAATGGTGAATGACATTAGTTCCTCATGCTCCAGGGTCTCCATAAAGCTTTCAACTAGATCTTTGAGTTGATGATATTGAGGGCTTGCCTTCTGTAGCTTTCTTATGCTTTGGCCCCACAAATCTCTGGTTGAGAGGCAATCCCATAGGATGTGCTCCACTATTTCTGGTTGTTGCTTGCATATTGGGTATGCTGGATCCTCCTGAACCTTTCTCTTGAGCAAATTGGCTCAAGTAGGTAAAGCATTGAGGCATGCTATCCAAGGAAAGGTTTTTGCTGCATTGGGAATGTTCAAGTTCTAGAGCTTGGTCCAAGGGTCCTTAGAGCTAGAAGATTGACCCAACTGTTGGTTGTCCACAAATGATATGCACTCTTTACACAGAATTCACCTGAGTTTGTGCTCCTACAAATTAGTCTGTTAGGCTTGGTGTAGGGACTTAGGGGGATTTCCCCAATGAGTTTAGCTTCCTCCTTTGAAAAGATAGCATTTATCATGTCAACTTTCCATTGGTTTGttgttttattaatgagaaaggAGACTTTGGTATCAACTTGCAAGAATTTGATGGAACTTTGAAGCCTGAAGGTTGACTGTCTAGGGAGCCATCTGTCATTCCATATCTCAGTTGATTCACCATCTCCTATCCTCCATATTAGGCCTTCATTAAGTAGGGATTGAGCAGCTTGAAATCTCTCCCATAGGTAAGATGTGTTTTGACCTAATTTAGTTGACAAATAAGGTCTGTTAGGGAAGtacttctctttaaaaaaacctAAGCTGCAAGTGATCCTGGTTTAGATATAATTCCCCAACCTTGCTTAGCTAGGAGAGCTAAGTTGAAGTTAGCAATCTTAGCCCAATACCCCCATTGCATTTAGCTCTTTTCATTTGGTTCCAATGAACCCAGTGAATTTTATGCTCTTGTGATTACTGAACACACTAGAAACTTCTAACCGATTTGTTTTAGGGGTGGGCTGCGGGGGCCCGCCCCCCCGCTACCTCGCCCCCGTTCGCCCCACCACCGCATGGGCGGGTGGGCTACCCCGCGTcacccatgcgggggcgggttGACCCTAGCGGGGCTCCGCCCCCACTTTGTACCCCtctcatttttaatataaaaaattataatttttaatatttatataaatatattatatatagatatatacaatttgttaaaaacttgaagttgaattcaagttaatggattgctTTGGCTTCTtaggccaaccattatataggaggtcatataatagtcatacttaagcaatgtgagacttacagGTAGGCCAAGGAGGcgaagacaatccaaaatacaactctaacgagtttatatttttttgaatgtataaatttcaatttgtaatttaaattatattataatttgggtcttaaaaaagattttagacccaaaaaaatttttagacCCGATGTGTCATGGGGTTGAGTGGTGGTGGGATGGGGTGCGGTTTCAACCCCACCCCCCGGTACGGGGTGGAGGGCCTCGCCCCAGCCTCTTGGGGGCAAGGCGTAGAAACTCCTGGGCATGGTGTGGGGGGAGGCACAGCCCTACGCATGCtggtagcacccctagtttGTTTAATTCGTGTATAGACTACCTTGGCAATTTAAAAATACCCATACAATAGGTGGGGATAGCTTGTATGACTGCTTTGATCAAGATTTCCTTGACTGCTTGGGAGAGGAACTTGGTCTTCTAGTTGATAAGCTTGGCCTGCACCCTATCCAGGATGTGTTTGAAAGATTAAGTTCGAGATCTTCCAAGAACATCTGGTAGACCTAGGTGCCTGAACCCATAGAATTCATGCTAAAGAGGGCCTCTTTGACTTCCACAGTAGTAAAGGGATGAGAGAGGATGAGGTTCAtgtatattgtattttttttgggcATAGGGGCAATGCACTCAGCAATTAGTAGGGCTCGAGGAGGTGAATAAGTTCTTGAAAAACTGCTAGAAGACCTGGCTTATATCATGCTGGTTATTGAACTCCTGACCATTCACATCTTGAATCGTTTTAATGGAATTGTGTTTCTTCTTTGACTAGCACATTTGTGAAAGGAGGAAGTGTTCTTGTCCCCTTCTCTAAGCCAAGTTTGCTTGGCTCTTTGTTGCCATTTAGTGTTTTCGGTTTCAAGAATGAGATCCACTTCTTTCTGAAGTACTTTGATCTCAACATACAGGTGctccttatttgtttcttttagaAAGTTaagcatttttgttttggacttCAAAATATCCCCATGGCTTCTATGCATATTCATGCTCCACCATTTTAGACTCTCTTGGCATTTTTTTAAGCCATACAATGTGTTTTGGAGTGTATCAAACTGCCTTGTCGAGTTCTCACATGACTGTTTAATTAGATCCCCACATCCATCCTCTTTACTCCAACTAACCTCATACCTGAATAGCCTTTCTAGCTTTTTAGTCTCAAACCTGACCTAGATCTGTATAAGGAGGGGCTTGTGATCTGAGCAGGACGCTGATAGGTGTTGAACTGAATGTTCCTCAAATTTTGCAATCCAAGCAAAGTTACCGAAGGCTCTATCGTGGCTCTCTTTTGTAAAGTGACTACCTTCTCCGTTATTGGCCCCAGTAAAACTATTACCTACTTAGCCAAGCTCGTTTAGGTCACAGTGAGCTAAGGTTTCCCTGAAGTTCATAATCTGCCTATAGGGTCTGCTGGCAGCTCCAATTTCTCATTGAGGTTTGTgatctcattaaagtccccaaAGCACAGCCAAGGCACAGTGAGGGGGTCAACTCTCTTAGGAGCTACCAAGTTTCAACTCTATTAGCAGTGTTGGGGTGGCCATAGAAGCCAATTAGCACCCAAGTGGAGCCATCATAGGTTTGGTTTATTAACACTGATATTTGTCAACTAGTGTATGAGATTACTTTAAGATCTACTAAGGAATTTCCATAGGAGGGCCTAACCTCTACTTGATGGGAACTAaggtggacctagtcttaaagatatttttcaagttctagatgggccaattacaagttcaagggccaagaagatcaaggaggaggcaatgcaagaattgatgcaatccatttgGAACGTGTTTAGAAAGAGcccaatattcaagatgggcttaaaggatgaagatttagttttgatttatttgataagctatggaagagggcaacaataTGACTTGAAGGCTTTGGgtacttgaagactttcaacttattcaattcatttaaaggacttattttattagtttagaataattaggaTTATTATGGGAAGTACTTAAGCGGGCCTATCCAAGGGCATgttgagaaagttattattttattgaactagggttaggattTTACTGTAGCATTACTGTAGCCGTTACTGTAGCCATgccactgttcatccaggggcattttgggtaaaatgagttttattttagctaggattttaattaggttttattttaaatactctttgttacctcatgttaagaagtttatgaaatttggtgaatttattcattgtaagttgagttttactcttcttattcttgattgaacttttgaacttatcaaaggtaaatcatgacctttgtggcgttcctccttgtaatctaggttcttgagacgggttcttcaacgggtatagattttaatataatctaggttcttgaaacgagttctcatcgggtctaggttctcaaTCCATT carries:
- the LOC108985102 gene encoding protein ROOT PRIMORDIUM DEFECTIVE 1 yields the protein MIMRTHIINFITKHPHQPSMGVRSKVTSSQYVASRARDPVFEKLMDKYKHLVKVIAIQDLILANPKNECVSLDFLSRLSQRLHLNRGAPAFLRKYPHIFHIFYNPTKSQPFCRLTDAAFEISCLEAEVINASLPLVVDRLLRLLSMCQSKMLPLRAIFKVWRELGLPDDFEDSVIARNSHLFQLCDAHEPSTHILKLADVSPSCRYVAAAENWRVGECCKQDCSVDRMELRYSFKHGYPPGMKLSKNFRAKVKQWQRLPYVGPYEEMGEERAKAGMMTLEKRAVAIVHEFLSLTVEKMVEVEKISHFRKWFGIDLNIRDLFLDHPGIFYLSTKGKSHTVFLREAYERGCLIERNPVYNARRMLLDLVALGRRGLFTDE